A window of Mesoplasma chauliocola contains these coding sequences:
- a CDS encoding TrmH family RNA methyltransferase has protein sequence MEKITSTSNNKIKEIVKIRDDKKFQSEKKAFFIEGLHMVEEAIKRNIVFEIFTKENMLERIENVNEIRTTLISDSVAEKISSTKTNQGIFAICELIENEIDYSENILLLDQIQDPGNMGTLIRSAACFNFQTVIASSNSVSFYNPKVLRSTQGNLFSVNLVNDDLIKTINNLKQKNFLIIGTVLNNDSKPFKKTEFNQNQKYALIIGNEAKGINHDLYSLIDININIEMSNEVESLNAAIAGSIIMYNIKK, from the coding sequence ATGGAAAAAATAACATCAACCTCAAATAATAAAATTAAAGAAATAGTTAAAATAAGAGATGACAAAAAATTCCAAAGCGAGAAAAAAGCTTTTTTCATTGAAGGTCTTCATATGGTAGAAGAAGCCATTAAAAGAAATATTGTTTTTGAAATTTTTACAAAAGAAAACATGCTTGAAAGAATCGAAAATGTAAATGAAATAAGAACAACATTAATTTCAGATAGCGTTGCTGAAAAAATTTCTTCAACAAAAACAAATCAAGGTATTTTTGCTATTTGTGAATTAATTGAAAATGAGATAGATTATTCAGAAAATATTTTATTATTAGATCAAATTCAAGATCCAGGTAATATGGGAACTTTAATAAGAAGCGCAGCTTGCTTTAATTTTCAAACAGTTATAGCATCATCAAATTCTGTTAGTTTTTATAACCCTAAAGTTTTAAGATCAACACAAGGGAATTTATTTTCAGTTAATTTAGTTAATGATGATTTAATAAAAACAATAAATAATTTAAAACAAAAAAACTTTTTAATAATAGGTACTGTTTTAAATAATGATTCTAAACCTTTTAAGAAAACTGAATTTAATCAAAATCAAAAATATGCATTAATTATAGGAAATGAAGCAAAAGGCATTAATCATGATTTATATAGTTTAATAGATATAAATATAAATATAGAAATGAGCAATGAAGTTGAATCTTTAAATGCAGCAATTGCGGGATCAATTATCATGTATAACATAAAAAAATAA
- a CDS encoding glucose-6-phosphate isomerase gives MIKVDLQHSGLNVANLNEEKVKEVHNMIINKTGKGNDFLGWIEWPKTFDKKEYEEMKKVASSLRNKIDVLVTVGIGGSYLGIRAADEMIRGINHSDKVQVIYAGHTMSSTYVAQLSQYLKGKKFGICVISKSGTTTEPGIAFRALEKQLIEQVGVEASKELIVAVTDKSKGALKTLADNKGYPTFVIPDDIGGRFSVLTPVGIFPLLVAGVNTDNIFAGAIKAMEELTQGDLTNQAYKYAAARHALYTQGYKAEALVSYELQMQYTNEWWKQLFGESEGKENKGLYPTSMIFSTDLHSLGQWVQEGERNILFETVIKVKEPVMNMVVETDTDNYDGLNYLAGKTFHEINSTAIEGVIDAHVNTGKMPNIVLEFEKMNDVQFGYLVYFFEIAVAMSGYLLEVNPFDQPGVEVYKYNMFKLLGKPGVK, from the coding sequence ATGATTAAAGTTGATTTACAACATTCTGGACTTAACGTTGCTAACTTAAATGAGGAAAAAGTTAAAGAAGTTCATAACATGATTATTAACAAAACTGGAAAAGGTAATGATTTTTTAGGTTGAATTGAATGACCAAAAACATTTGATAAAAAAGAATATGAAGAAATGAAAAAAGTCGCTTCTTCTTTAAGAAATAAAATTGATGTTTTAGTTACTGTAGGAATTGGTGGTTCTTATTTAGGTATTAGAGCTGCTGATGAAATGATTAGAGGTATTAATCACTCTGATAAAGTTCAAGTAATTTATGCAGGACACACAATGAGTTCTACTTATGTAGCTCAATTATCACAATATTTAAAAGGTAAAAAATTTGGAATTTGTGTAATTTCAAAATCAGGAACTACAACAGAACCAGGAATTGCATTTAGAGCATTAGAAAAACAATTAATTGAACAAGTTGGAGTTGAGGCTTCAAAAGAATTAATCGTTGCTGTAACTGACAAATCAAAAGGGGCTTTAAAAACTCTTGCTGATAACAAAGGATATCCAACATTTGTAATACCAGATGATATTGGTGGACGTTTTTCAGTTTTAACACCTGTAGGAATTTTCCCATTACTAGTTGCTGGAGTTAATACTGACAATATATTTGCTGGAGCAATCAAAGCAATGGAAGAATTAACTCAAGGTGATTTAACTAACCAAGCATATAAATATGCAGCTGCTCGTCATGCATTGTACACACAAGGTTATAAAGCTGAAGCTTTGGTATCATATGAATTACAAATGCAATACACAAATGAATGATGAAAACAGTTATTTGGAGAATCTGAGGGAAAAGAAAACAAAGGTCTATACCCAACTTCAATGATTTTCTCAACTGACTTACATTCATTAGGACAATGAGTTCAAGAAGGTGAAAGAAATATTTTATTTGAAACAGTTATTAAAGTAAAAGAACCTGTTATGAATATGGTAGTTGAAACTGATACTGATAACTATGATGGTTTAAACTACCTAGCTGGTAAAACATTCCATGAAATTAATTCAACAGCTATTGAAGGTGTAATTGATGCACACGTTAACACAGGTAAGATGCCAAATATAGTTTTAGAATTTGAAAAAATGAATGATGTTCAATTTGGATATTTAGTTTATTTCTTTGAAATTGCTGTAGCAATGAGTGGATATTTATTAGAAGTTAATCCATTTGATCAACCAGGTGTTGAAGTTTATAAATATAACATGTTTAAATTACTTGGTAAACCAGGTGTTAAATAG
- a CDS encoding dUTP diphosphatase — protein sequence MIKKETLKWLSHQQEFLDNKIMEKHNLTLDHEIFRKKIIAFWVELGEYANEEKSFKYWKQGAPAAREIQLEEYIDGLHFVISLGNQINYDFEKFNFKDLDFENNIDCYFELISNFTILVNQPNTDSFAKMFNSFLQIAKVQKYSEEELIKTYKAKHEKNQQRQVDNY from the coding sequence ATGATTAAAAAAGAAACACTAAAATGATTAAGTCACCAACAAGAGTTTTTAGATAATAAAATAATGGAAAAACATAATTTAACTTTAGATCACGAAATATTTAGAAAAAAAATAATTGCGTTTTGAGTTGAATTAGGTGAATATGCAAATGAAGAAAAAAGTTTTAAATATTGAAAACAAGGAGCTCCAGCAGCTAGAGAAATTCAATTAGAAGAATACATAGATGGTTTGCATTTTGTTATTAGTTTAGGAAATCAAATAAACTATGATTTTGAAAAATTTAATTTTAAAGATTTAGATTTTGAAAATAACATTGATTGTTATTTTGAATTAATTAGTAATTTTACAATTTTGGTAAATCAGCCAAATACTGATAGCTTCGCAAAAATGTTTAATAGTTTTTTACAAATAGCTAAAGTGCAAAAATACTCAGAAGAAGAATTAATTAAAACTTACAAAGCAAAGCATGAAAAAAACCAACAAAGACAAGTGGATAATTACTAA
- a CDS encoding NADP-dependent glyceraldehyde-3-phosphate dehydrogenase has product MDKFKAIIDNKEIETTSYLDIMDPTTGEVYGQVSALNAEEIDLAFKAAKSAQKDWEKLGVEKRTELLIKWRDLMLENEEDLATTMMHEIAKAYKDCLTEIRRTAEYIDLTIAEYNDMEVLTFDKNSKGVTEDIHAEYKRIAKGVGVAISPFNYPVNLTVSKLAPGLLTGNTFVYKPATQGSIVGIKITKLAVEAGIPAGVLNVVTGRGRDIGDVIVTNPLIDFISFTGSVPVGRRLMEISSSKDLVLELGGKDAAILLDDHNLEAIAKDIVAGAYSYSGQRCTAIKRVITTNSIADKLTPFLKDEVSKLSVGLPSENPIITPMIDMKSADFVTDLINDATSKGATLVYGGTRDKNLLTPTLLDNVTVDMNVAWEEPFGPVLPIIRIETVEEMIKVANKSNFGLQTTVYSRDIDKAYSVAEQLEVGTVNINRRTQRGPDVLPFLGVKDSGFGVQGIKETIISTTRYRGIIIKK; this is encoded by the coding sequence ATGGACAAATTTAAAGCAATAATTGACAATAAAGAAATAGAAACAACCTCATATTTAGATATTATGGATCCAACAACTGGTGAAGTTTATGGACAAGTTAGCGCACTAAACGCTGAGGAAATTGATTTAGCTTTTAAAGCAGCTAAATCTGCACAAAAAGATTGAGAAAAACTAGGTGTTGAAAAAAGAACAGAATTATTAATTAAATGAAGAGATTTAATGTTAGAAAATGAAGAAGATTTAGCAACAACAATGATGCATGAAATTGCAAAAGCATACAAAGATTGTTTAACAGAGATTCGTAGAACAGCAGAATATATTGATTTAACAATTGCTGAATATAATGACATGGAAGTACTAACTTTTGATAAAAACTCAAAAGGTGTTACTGAGGATATTCATGCGGAATATAAAAGAATTGCTAAAGGTGTTGGTGTTGCTATATCACCATTTAATTATCCTGTTAACTTAACAGTTTCAAAATTAGCACCAGGATTATTAACAGGAAATACATTTGTATATAAACCAGCAACACAAGGAAGCATAGTTGGTATCAAAATTACAAAGTTAGCTGTTGAAGCTGGAATCCCCGCTGGAGTTTTAAATGTTGTAACTGGACGCGGAAGAGATATTGGTGATGTTATTGTTACTAATCCTTTAATTGATTTTATTTCATTTACTGGAAGTGTACCTGTTGGTAGAAGATTAATGGAAATTTCTAGTTCAAAAGATTTAGTTTTAGAATTAGGTGGAAAAGATGCAGCTATTCTTTTAGACGATCATAATTTAGAAGCAATAGCAAAAGATATTGTTGCTGGAGCTTACAGTTATTCAGGGCAAAGATGTACTGCAATTAAAAGAGTTATTACAACAAATTCAATAGCTGATAAATTAACTCCTTTTTTAAAAGATGAAGTAAGCAAATTAAGTGTTGGCTTACCTTCAGAAAATCCAATTATTACACCAATGATTGATATGAAGAGTGCTGATTTTGTTACAGATTTAATTAATGATGCAACAAGCAAAGGTGCCACATTGGTTTATGGGGGAACTCGTGATAAAAATTTATTGACTCCTACTTTATTAGACAACGTAACAGTTGATATGAATGTAGCCTGAGAAGAACCATTTGGACCAGTTCTACCTATTATTAGGATTGAAACAGTAGAAGAAATGATAAAAGTTGCTAATAAATCAAATTTTGGTTTACAAACAACAGTTTATTCAAGAGATATTGACAAGGCTTATAGTGTTGCTGAACAATTAGAAGTTGGGACTGTAAATATTAATAGAAGAACTCAAAGAGGACCAGATGTTTTACCATTTTTAGGTGTTAAGGATTCAGGTTTTGGAGTTCAAGGTATTAAAGAAACGATTATTTCTACTACAAGATATCGCGGAATAATAATTAAAAAATAA
- a CDS encoding MOLPALP family lipoprotein → MKKMLLSLTAVSMLVSSTATVGCTFTMKARNDFAKSVQKIINIANLSAEAQILSSSNKADPESLVVQNYHNDSKKVNGIEYSSSNANIEYSYLVNNLSGMRASKFLPKEDLVASMNNNGIYDDNVRMDRYLIKNYGEDWNNTITNTEINTSAYKGKKVGSSSITNTASLFASLLGVLFGSDFSVAEAGFLNDNIVALLNQIPSESKTSIADTLDGISEKVENLPTDISKVLVNPIIKYEGKTKYEALNDIGEKFWKTILNKDKTDESKTVSESLNKIVIIIQYLLTIAWYIQDYAELPNEIIDSKNLTTVLTKEITKEDVKNYDQINLNKVFKMLNDFLNPGRHSSKARNLTVILFGIPEKTKEFNPTSNIIFQPLFNVLRNSSSSSTYSNVKSESKMFGLNIKEIIKLITEWVSNSNTLPSGIVKEILKVLELVMKIINSEQKDTYSIIEMALNEILFKPLTESNKPILLIGDILYYVSTSINSNNNKVVIDESGFLKISSLASNPNVFGALYEGGLLKSIFQLVNYFASKTENGKEIFSESVVKNFKDLRSIFSTKMDVIFKEMLGINYDDNMQFLYGLKDSSISSIFGTISNQFKDDLETRNYFLDIESIRNIMLSLFNKPGYKNIKIGDDQINIAEKNNIYAMLKVISAAMRNQTVNFDGKEVSDAKSIVNILGLDPVSSNKFIKGSVFEAIALAYGHGEIENPSKRENTIKLISVLLQGISWMSKTSEAQYFNDNFGHFIDQSNWTTKNVSYKNFDKINEDAYINYDLTYSNKKYKVTQTYEITLKRQKSKNNQIVGNESFAIEKIIRK, encoded by the coding sequence ATGAAAAAAATGCTTTTAAGCTTAACTGCTGTTAGTATGCTTGTTTCATCGACTGCAACTGTTGGTTGTACGTTTACAATGAAAGCAAGAAATGATTTTGCAAAAAGTGTTCAAAAAATAATTAATATTGCTAATTTATCAGCAGAAGCACAAATACTTTCTTCTTCAAATAAAGCTGATCCTGAGTCATTGGTTGTACAGAACTATCATAATGATAGTAAAAAAGTTAATGGTATTGAATATTCATCATCTAATGCAAATATTGAATATTCATATTTAGTCAATAATTTAAGCGGTATGAGAGCATCAAAATTTTTGCCAAAAGAAGATTTAGTTGCTTCAATGAATAACAATGGAATTTATGATGATAATGTCAGAATGGATAGATACCTAATTAAAAATTATGGTGAAGATTGAAATAACACAATAACAAATACTGAAATAAACACAAGCGCTTATAAAGGTAAAAAAGTTGGTTCAAGCTCAATAACAAATACTGCCAGTTTATTTGCATCTTTACTTGGAGTTTTATTTGGTAGTGATTTTAGTGTTGCTGAAGCAGGGTTTTTAAATGACAACATTGTAGCTTTACTAAACCAAATTCCATCTGAATCAAAAACATCTATTGCTGATACCTTAGATGGAATTTCTGAAAAAGTTGAGAATTTACCTACTGATATAAGCAAAGTTTTGGTTAATCCAATTATTAAATATGAAGGTAAAACAAAATATGAAGCTCTAAACGATATTGGCGAAAAATTTTGAAAAACAATCTTAAACAAAGATAAAACAGATGAATCAAAAACAGTTTCTGAATCTTTAAATAAAATTGTAATAATTATTCAGTATTTATTGACAATAGCTTGATATATTCAAGATTATGCTGAATTACCAAATGAAATAATTGATAGTAAGAATTTAACAACAGTTTTAACTAAAGAGATAACCAAAGAAGATGTTAAAAATTACGATCAAATAAATTTGAATAAAGTATTTAAAATGCTAAATGATTTTTTAAATCCTGGAAGACACAGTTCAAAGGCTAGAAACTTAACTGTAATTTTATTTGGAATTCCAGAAAAAACTAAAGAGTTTAATCCAACTTCAAATATCATATTTCAACCATTATTTAATGTCTTAAGAAATTCATCATCATCTTCAACTTATTCAAATGTAAAATCTGAATCAAAAATGTTTGGTTTAAATATTAAAGAAATCATTAAGTTAATAACAGAATGAGTGTCAAATTCAAATACGTTACCTAGTGGAATAGTTAAGGAAATATTGAAAGTATTAGAATTAGTTATGAAAATAATTAATAGTGAACAAAAAGATACTTATTCAATTATTGAAATGGCTTTAAATGAAATATTATTTAAACCGTTAACTGAATCAAATAAGCCAATTTTGCTAATTGGAGATATTCTTTATTATGTTTCAACTTCAATAAATTCAAACAATAATAAAGTTGTTATAGATGAAAGCGGATTTTTAAAAATAAGTTCTTTAGCATCAAATCCTAATGTTTTTGGAGCGCTTTATGAAGGTGGATTACTAAAAAGTATATTTCAATTAGTTAACTACTTCGCAAGTAAAACAGAAAATGGCAAGGAAATTTTTAGTGAATCTGTTGTTAAAAATTTTAAAGATTTAAGATCTATATTTAGCACAAAAATGGACGTAATATTTAAAGAAATGTTAGGAATTAATTATGATGATAATATGCAATTCTTATATGGATTAAAAGATTCAAGTATTTCTTCAATTTTTGGAACAATATCAAACCAGTTTAAAGATGATCTCGAAACAAGAAACTATTTCTTGGATATAGAGTCAATTAGAAATATAATGCTTTCTCTTTTTAACAAACCAGGATATAAAAACATAAAAATAGGTGATGATCAAATTAACATAGCAGAAAAAAATAATATATATGCAATGTTAAAAGTTATTTCAGCAGCAATGAGAAATCAAACTGTTAATTTTGATGGGAAAGAAGTTAGTGATGCAAAATCTATAGTGAATATTTTAGGGTTAGATCCAGTATCTTCTAATAAGTTTATAAAAGGAAGTGTTTTTGAAGCCATTGCCTTAGCATACGGACATGGAGAAATTGAGAATCCAAGTAAAAGAGAAAATACAATTAAATTAATTTCTGTTTTATTACAAGGTATATCATGAATGTCAAAAACTTCAGAAGCGCAGTATTTCAATGATAACTTTGGGCACTTCATTGATCAATCAAATTGAACAACAAAAAATGTAAGTTATAAAAACTTTGACAAAATAAATGAGGATGCATATATTAATTACGATTTAACTTACTCAAATAAAAAATATAAGGTAACTCAAACATATGAAATAACATTAAAGAGACAAAAAAGCAAAAATAACCAAATAGTTGGTAATGAGAGTTTTGCTATTGAAAAAATAATAAGAAAATAG